Proteins from a genomic interval of Polaribacter sp. Q13:
- a CDS encoding alanine dehydrogenase, producing MSSFSPFSKEELLPQEEMLEIKRQKGELFIGLPKETYLGEKRVCLTPDAVSALCAHGHRVVIETGAGDHANYADREYSEAGAKISYDVEEAFKCNIVLKVAPPTESEIEYMNPQTILISSLQLKTQNKKYFECLAKKRITAVAFDYIKDDHNTYPIVKSLSEIAGTASVLIAAELMSGINKGNGLLLGNIGGVPPSSVVIFGAGTVGEYAAKTAIGLGARVKVFDNSISKLRKLQDSINAPIYTSTLQPKSVAKALMRADVAIGAIRGKNRSPICATEEMVETMKEGAVIIDVSIDRGGCFETSNVTTHKTPTFIKHGVVHYCVPNIPARYARTASLSISNIFTPYLLNIAEEGGFENAARYDKSLRNGMYFYHGILTNKTVADWFDLPFRDINLLII from the coding sequence ATGAGTTCATTTTCTCCTTTCAGTAAAGAAGAATTACTTCCGCAAGAAGAAATGTTAGAAATTAAAAGGCAAAAAGGAGAACTTTTTATTGGTTTACCAAAAGAAACCTATTTGGGCGAAAAACGTGTTTGTTTAACACCAGATGCCGTTTCTGCATTATGTGCTCACGGACATAGAGTTGTTATAGAAACAGGTGCAGGAGATCATGCAAATTATGCAGACAGAGAATATTCTGAAGCCGGTGCTAAAATTTCTTACGATGTAGAAGAAGCTTTTAAATGCAATATTGTTTTAAAAGTTGCGCCACCAACAGAAAGCGAAATTGAATATATGAATCCACAAACGATTCTAATTTCTTCTTTACAGTTAAAAACTCAAAATAAAAAATACTTTGAATGTTTAGCTAAAAAACGAATTACAGCCGTTGCTTTCGATTATATAAAAGACGACCATAATACGTACCCTATAGTAAAATCTTTAAGTGAAATAGCAGGTACTGCTTCTGTATTAATTGCCGCAGAATTAATGAGCGGAATTAACAAAGGAAACGGTTTGTTATTAGGTAATATTGGTGGTGTTCCGCCTTCTAGTGTTGTTATTTTTGGTGCAGGAACCGTAGGTGAATATGCTGCTAAAACAGCTATTGGTTTAGGTGCACGCGTTAAAGTTTTTGATAATTCTATTAGTAAGTTACGTAAATTACAAGATTCTATAAATGCTCCTATTTATACATCTACATTACAGCCAAAATCGGTTGCCAAGGCTTTAATGCGTGCAGATGTAGCAATTGGAGCCATTCGAGGTAAAAATAGATCACCAATTTGTGCCACAGAAGAAATGGTAGAAACCATGAAAGAAGGTGCTGTTATTATAGATGTTAGTATAGATAGAGGTGGTTGTTTCGAAACCTCAAATGTTACTACACATAAAACGCCTACTTTTATAAAACATGGTGTTGTACATTACTGCGTACCTAATATTCCTGCTCGTTATGCAAGAACAGCTTCTTTGTCTATTAGTAATATTTTTACACCTTATTTATTAAATATAGCCGAAGAAGGCGGTTTTGAAAATGCTGCACGTTATGATAAAAGTTTGCGAAACGGAATGTATTTCTATCATGGAATTCTTACAAATAAAACGGTTGCAGATTGGTTTGATTTACCTTTTAGAGATATTAATTTGTTGATTATTTAA
- the lpxA gene encoding acyl-ACP--UDP-N-acetylglucosamine O-acyltransferase: MNQPLAYVHPQAKIARNVVIEPFTTIHNNVTIGSGTWIGSNVTIMEGAKIGENCRIFPGSVISAIPQDLKFNDEETTVEIGNNVTIRECVTINRGTSDRMKTKIGNNCLIMAYCHVAHDTFVGDNCIFSNNTTLAGHVTIGDNVVLAGMVAVHQFASIGNHAFVTGGSLVRKDVPPFVKAAREPLAYVGINSVGLRRRGFSTEKIREIQNIYRILFQRNYNNSQAIDIIEAEMEATPERDEIIQFIKDSHRGIMKGYSKAN; this comes from the coding sequence ATGAATCAACCATTAGCGTATGTACATCCGCAAGCAAAAATAGCAAGAAACGTAGTAATAGAACCGTTTACAACCATTCATAATAATGTAACCATAGGTTCCGGAACTTGGATTGGTTCTAACGTAACCATTATGGAAGGTGCTAAAATTGGTGAAAATTGTAGGATTTTTCCGGGATCAGTTATTTCTGCAATTCCTCAAGATTTAAAGTTTAACGATGAAGAAACTACAGTAGAAATAGGGAATAATGTTACCATAAGAGAATGCGTTACTATAAACAGAGGTACATCAGATAGAATGAAAACCAAAATTGGTAACAATTGTTTAATAATGGCCTATTGCCATGTTGCACATGATACTTTTGTTGGCGATAATTGTATTTTTTCTAATAACACAACCCTAGCTGGTCATGTAACTATTGGAGACAATGTAGTTTTGGCAGGTATGGTTGCAGTACATCAATTTGCTTCTATAGGTAACCACGCATTTGTTACAGGAGGTTCTTTGGTAAGAAAAGATGTTCCTCCATTTGTTAAAGCCGCTAGAGAGCCACTTGCTTATGTAGGTATTAACTCAGTAGGTTTACGTAGAAGAGGTTTTTCAACTGAAAAAATAAGAGAAATTCAGAATATATATAGAATTTTATTTCAAAGAAATTATAATAATTCCCAAGCGATTGATATTATTGAAGCAGAAATGGAAGCAACTCCAGAACGCGATGAAATTATTCAATTTATAAAAGATTCGCATAGAGGAATTATGAAAGGATACTCTAAAGCTAACTAA
- the tsaE gene encoding tRNA (adenosine(37)-N6)-threonylcarbamoyltransferase complex ATPase subunit type 1 TsaE, with the protein MNKNYSLENLSEVAAELIASVENKTLLFYGQMGVGKTTLIKEICKQLDVLDSISSPTFSLVNEYHTSKNEKVFHFDFYRIEDEEEALDMGIEEYFDNNDWCLVEWPENIENLLPLDAVQIHLSILNDAQRNIQLK; encoded by the coding sequence ATGAACAAAAACTATTCTTTAGAAAATCTATCTGAAGTGGCAGCAGAACTTATTGCATCCGTAGAAAACAAAACACTATTGTTTTACGGACAAATGGGCGTTGGTAAAACCACACTTATAAAAGAAATATGTAAACAATTAGATGTTTTAGACAGCATCTCCTCTCCTACTTTTTCATTGGTAAATGAGTATCATACCTCTAAAAATGAAAAAGTTTTTCATTTCGATTTTTACAGAATTGAAGACGAAGAAGAGGCTTTAGATATGGGAATCGAAGAATATTTTGATAATAATGACTGGTGTTTGGTAGAATGGCCAGAAAATATAGAAAATTTGCTACCTTTAGATGCTGTTCAAATTCATTTATCTATTTTAAATGATGCACAAAGAAATATTCAACTAAAATAA
- the efp gene encoding elongation factor P gives MATTSDIRNGLCIKYNNDIYKIIEFLHVKPGKGPAFVRTKLKSVTNGKVVDNTFPAGRKIDDVRVETHKFQFLYHDGEFYHFMNEADYTQIRLLEAALDNPGLMKEGEIVTIIINSEDNMPLSVDLPASVILEVTHAEPGVKGNTATNATKPATVETGASVNVPLFINEGDKIKIETTKGTYQERIKE, from the coding sequence ATGGCAACAACATCAGATATTAGAAACGGATTGTGTATTAAATATAACAACGATATATACAAAATTATAGAATTTTTACATGTTAAACCAGGTAAAGGACCTGCATTTGTTAGAACAAAATTAAAAAGTGTTACCAACGGTAAAGTAGTAGATAATACTTTTCCTGCAGGAAGAAAAATTGACGATGTACGTGTAGAAACTCATAAATTTCAGTTTTTATATCATGATGGTGAATTTTATCACTTTATGAATGAAGCAGATTATACTCAAATTCGTTTGTTAGAAGCGGCTTTAGATAATCCTGGATTAATGAAAGAAGGAGAAATTGTAACAATTATCATCAATTCTGAAGATAACATGCCACTTTCTGTAGATTTACCAGCAAGTGTAATTTTAGAAGTAACACACGCAGAGCCTGGAGTTAAAGGAAATACTGCTACCAATGCAACTAAACCTGCTACGGTAGAAACAGGAGCGTCTGTAAACGTCCCTTTGTTTATTAATGAAGGAGATAAAATTAAGATAGAAACTACCAAAGGAACATATCAAGAACGTATTAAAGAGTAA
- a CDS encoding HD domain-containing protein, whose translation MKNKKHNKLKILNDPIYGFIQIPNTLIFDLIEHPYFQRLRRIAQMGFSNLVYPGANHTRFHHAIGCMHLMQKAVRVLRFKEIEISKEEENGLYVAILLHDIGHGAFSHALEHSIVNGISHEEISLKFMKKLNKEFDGKLDLAIEIFEGKYHRKFLCKLISSQLDIDRLDYLKRDSFYTGVTEGNISSDRLIAMMNVQDDELVIEGKGIYSVENFLIARRLMYWQVYLHKTGLVAENMLVNVLKRAKELAEKGVALFASTSLHYFLYKKISQENFTDETLEMFSKLDDYDVMSAIKEWTNHSDKILSLLSNMIVDRKLLRIEIQQKEFEAEELNKKINNVSNKLELSENEAKYFVFTKKIKNQAYQQEKPIFILNKKGKLTDIAKASDQLNLQALTNPVIKHFICYPK comes from the coding sequence TTGAAGAATAAAAAACATAATAAATTAAAGATTCTGAATGATCCTATTTACGGATTTATTCAAATACCAAATACTTTAATTTTTGATTTAATAGAACATCCTTATTTTCAGCGATTAAGAAGAATAGCTCAAATGGGTTTTTCTAATTTAGTATATCCAGGAGCAAATCATACTCGTTTTCATCATGCAATAGGTTGTATGCATTTAATGCAAAAAGCGGTAAGAGTTTTGCGTTTTAAGGAAATAGAAATTTCCAAGGAAGAAGAAAATGGACTTTATGTTGCAATTTTATTGCACGATATTGGTCATGGAGCTTTTTCACATGCTTTAGAACATAGCATTGTAAATGGAATTTCGCATGAAGAAATTTCTTTAAAATTCATGAAAAAGTTAAATAAAGAATTTGATGGAAAATTAGATTTAGCCATAGAAATATTTGAAGGCAAGTATCATAGAAAATTTTTGTGTAAACTTATTTCTAGTCAATTAGATATAGATCGATTAGATTATTTAAAGCGCGATAGCTTTTATACAGGTGTTACAGAAGGTAATATTTCTTCTGATCGGTTAATTGCTATGATGAATGTACAAGATGATGAGCTAGTTATTGAAGGAAAAGGTATTTATTCTGTAGAAAATTTTTTAATAGCTAGAAGATTAATGTATTGGCAAGTATACTTGCATAAAACAGGTTTAGTAGCAGAAAATATGCTGGTAAATGTTTTAAAAAGAGCCAAAGAATTAGCAGAAAAAGGAGTCGCATTATTTGCAAGTACTTCTTTACATTATTTCTTGTATAAAAAAATATCTCAAGAAAACTTTACAGATGAAACTTTAGAAATGTTTTCTAAATTAGATGATTATGATGTGATGTCTGCCATAAAAGAATGGACAAATCATAGTGATAAAATTTTATCCTTATTATCTAATATGATTGTTGATAGAAAATTGTTGCGTATAGAAATTCAGCAAAAAGAATTTGAAGCGGAAGAATTAAATAAAAAAATAAATAATGTTTCTAATAAATTAGAACTTTCAGAAAACGAAGCAAAATATTTTGTTTTCACTAAAAAGATCAAAAACCAAGCATATCAGCAAGAAAAACCTATTTTTATTCTGAATAAAAAGGGAAAACTAACAGATATTGCAAAAGCATCTGACCAATTAAATTTGCAAGCGTTAACAAATCCGGTGATAAAACACTTTATTTGCTATCCAAAATAA
- the lpxD gene encoding UDP-3-O-(3-hydroxymyristoyl)glucosamine N-acyltransferase: MKFTAQQIADILEGNIVGNSNVEVSKLSKIEEGEKGSLTFLSNPKYKSFLYTTHASVVIVNSTFVPEKEVKSTLIKVENAYEAFSKILAFYNEVKNNKTGREVPHFISDSAKIGVNEYIGAFSYIGENVILGENVKIYPNAYIGDNTIIGDNCVIFSGVKIYSETVIGNNCKIHSGTIIGGDGFGFAPDKYGVYTAIPQIGNVIIKDNVDIGSACTIDRATMGSTIINKGVKLDNQIQVAHNVEIGENTVIAAQTGIAGSTKIGKNCMIGGQVGFVGHIVIGDNVKILAQAGISKSLKDNEMVNGSPAFKIQDFNKSSVYFRNLPKIASKINNIEKELKTQKPNINE, translated from the coding sequence ATGAAATTTACAGCACAACAAATAGCAGATATTTTAGAAGGTAACATCGTTGGTAATTCTAATGTAGAAGTTTCTAAATTATCTAAGATAGAAGAAGGAGAAAAAGGTTCGTTAACCTTTTTGTCTAATCCAAAATATAAGTCCTTTTTATATACTACACATGCATCTGTAGTTATTGTTAACAGTACTTTTGTTCCAGAAAAAGAAGTAAAATCTACACTAATAAAAGTAGAAAATGCCTATGAAGCTTTCTCTAAAATATTAGCGTTTTATAATGAGGTAAAAAATAATAAAACGGGTAGGGAAGTACCACATTTTATTTCTGATTCGGCAAAAATAGGTGTTAATGAATATATTGGTGCATTCTCATATATAGGAGAAAACGTAATTTTGGGAGAAAATGTAAAAATTTATCCAAACGCTTACATTGGCGACAATACAATTATAGGAGATAACTGTGTTATCTTTTCGGGAGTGAAAATTTATTCTGAAACGGTAATAGGAAATAATTGTAAAATTCATTCCGGAACTATAATAGGTGGAGATGGATTTGGTTTTGCACCAGATAAATATGGAGTATATACAGCAATACCTCAAATTGGTAATGTTATTATAAAGGATAATGTAGATATTGGTTCTGCTTGTACAATAGACAGAGCAACAATGGGATCTACCATTATAAATAAAGGTGTTAAATTAGACAACCAAATACAGGTTGCTCATAACGTAGAAATTGGAGAAAACACCGTAATTGCTGCTCAAACAGGTATTGCAGGATCAACAAAAATTGGTAAAAATTGTATGATTGGTGGGCAAGTAGGTTTTGTTGGCCATATAGTTATTGGTGATAATGTAAAGATTTTAGCCCAAGCAGGTATTTCTAAAAGCTTAAAAGATAATGAAATGGTAAACGGATCGCCTGCATTTAAAATACAAGATTTTAATAAAAGTTCGGTTTATTTTAGAAATTTACCTAAAATAGCATCGAAAATTAACAATATAGAAAAAGAGTTGAAGACTCAAAAACCAAACATAAATGAGTAA
- a CDS encoding bifunctional response regulator/alkaline phosphatase family protein, translated as MSSIQILWVDDEIELLKPHILFLERKNYEVTTCTNGADAIDLVGEQKFDIVFLDENMPGLTGLDTLAEIKQKQANLPVVMITKSEEEYIMEEAIGSKIADYLIKPVNPNQILLSLKKNLDHSRLVSEKTTSSYQQEFRKISMDLAMVNSYEEWIDLYKKLVHWELELENISDPGMLGILESQKQEANSQFFKFIKKNYEDYLTAHDKPTFSHTLFKNYVVPELSKKQGVLWVIIDNLRYDQYRILEPLINNFYKKDQEYSYFSILPTATQYARNAMFSGLMPSEMEKRYPNFWKNDIDEGGMNLYENDFLTAQIKRLGIDIKHEYYKITNLKNGKDLADNYNGTKQNDLTAVVYNFVDMLSHSKTEMEVIKELAGDDKAYRSLTLSWFKNSPLFEIIQKAQQLGQKLIITTDHGTINCKNPTKVIGDKNISANLRYKTGKSLTYEDKDVYAVRNPKDIFLPTVAMNSSFIFAKEDLFFAYPNNFNHFVKYYKNTYQHGGVSLEEMIIPCAVYSPK; from the coding sequence ATGAGCAGTATACAAATTTTATGGGTTGATGATGAAATAGAATTATTAAAACCTCACATTCTTTTTTTAGAACGTAAAAATTACGAAGTAACTACTTGTACAAATGGTGCAGATGCTATAGATTTAGTAGGAGAACAAAAATTCGATATCGTTTTTTTAGATGAAAATATGCCTGGTTTAACAGGCTTAGATACCCTTGCAGAAATTAAACAAAAACAAGCAAATTTGCCTGTGGTAATGATTACAAAGAGCGAAGAAGAATATATAATGGAAGAAGCAATTGGCTCTAAAATTGCAGATTATTTAATAAAACCCGTAAACCCAAATCAAATTTTATTAAGTTTAAAAAAGAACTTAGATCATTCTCGTTTAGTCTCAGAAAAAACAACATCTAGTTATCAACAAGAATTTAGAAAAATATCTATGGATTTAGCCATGGTAAATTCTTATGAAGAATGGATTGATCTTTACAAAAAACTAGTTCATTGGGAGCTAGAACTAGAAAACATTAGCGATCCAGGAATGTTAGGTATTTTAGAAAGCCAAAAACAAGAAGCCAATAGTCAGTTTTTTAAATTCATCAAAAAAAATTACGAAGACTATTTAACCGCACATGATAAACCTACTTTTTCTCATACCTTATTTAAAAACTATGTGGTGCCAGAATTAAGTAAAAAACAAGGCGTTTTATGGGTTATAATAGATAATTTACGTTATGATCAATACAGAATTTTAGAACCATTAATTAATAATTTTTATAAAAAAGACCAAGAGTATTCCTATTTCTCCATTTTACCAACCGCAACACAATATGCTAGAAACGCCATGTTTTCTGGTTTAATGCCTTCTGAAATGGAAAAACGTTATCCAAATTTTTGGAAAAATGATATTGATGAAGGCGGAATGAATTTATATGAAAATGACTTTTTAACCGCACAAATAAAACGTTTAGGCATAGATATTAAACACGAATATTATAAAATTACCAATCTTAAAAACGGTAAAGATTTAGCCGATAATTACAACGGTACAAAACAAAATGATTTAACCGCTGTGGTGTATAATTTTGTAGATATGTTGTCTCATTCTAAAACAGAAATGGAAGTAATTAAAGAATTAGCAGGAGACGATAAGGCATACAGAAGTTTAACTTTAAGTTGGTTTAAAAACTCACCTTTGTTCGAAATTATTCAAAAAGCGCAACAATTAGGTCAGAAATTAATAATTACCACAGACCACGGAACCATCAATTGTAAAAACCCAACCAAAGTTATTGGCGATAAAAATATTAGTGCCAATTTACGCTACAAAACAGGTAAAAGCCTAACCTATGAAGATAAAGACGTGTATGCCGTTAGAAATCCAAAAGACATATTTTTGCCAACAGTAGCCATGAATAGTTCATTTATTTTTGCAAAAGAAGATTTGTTTTTTGCGTACCCAAACAACTTTAATCACTTTGTAAAATACTATAAAAACACCTATCAACATGGAGGCGTTTCTTTAGAAGAAATGATTATTCCATGTGCTGTTTACAGTCCTAAATAA
- a CDS encoding bifunctional UDP-3-O-[3-hydroxymyristoyl] N-acetylglucosamine deacetylase/3-hydroxyacyl-ACP dehydratase: protein MSKKQKTIQKEVSLSGVGIHTGNTVNMTIKPAPINHGFAFSRIDLEGSPIIEAKAEYVINTQRGTNLEKNGVQIQTSEHVLAAAVGLDLDNLLIELDSSEPPIMDGSSKYFVEALEKAGIQEQEAEIEEYVVKEIISFKDDVTGSEIILMPSDEYQVTAMVDFGTKILGTQNANLEKISDFKEKIAAARTFSFLHEIEMLLEHDLIKGGDLNNAIVYVDKQLSTETMAKLKKAFNKDNIAVKPNGILDNLTLHWANEAARHKLLDVIGDLALVGIRIKGKVIANKPGHLVNTTFAKKLAKIIKQEKRNNVPQYDLNLPPLMDIYQIMDVLPHRPPFLLIDRILELSDKHVVGMKNVTMNENFFVGHFPGSPVMPGVLQIEAMAQCGGVLVLNTVPDPENYLTYFMKMDNVKFKQKVLPGDTLTFKCELITPIRRGICHMQAYAYANGKIVAEAELMAQIARKK from the coding sequence ATGAGTAAGAAGCAAAAAACAATTCAAAAAGAAGTAAGTTTATCAGGTGTTGGTATTCATACAGGTAATACCGTAAACATGACAATTAAACCTGCTCCTATAAATCATGGTTTTGCTTTTAGCAGAATAGATTTAGAAGGATCCCCAATTATAGAGGCAAAGGCAGAATACGTTATCAATACACAAAGAGGAACAAACTTAGAAAAAAATGGTGTTCAAATTCAGACTTCAGAGCACGTTTTAGCTGCTGCAGTTGGTTTAGATTTAGACAACCTTTTAATTGAATTAGATTCTTCTGAACCTCCAATTATGGATGGTTCTTCTAAATATTTTGTAGAAGCTTTAGAAAAAGCAGGTATACAAGAACAAGAAGCAGAAATTGAAGAATATGTAGTAAAAGAAATTATTTCTTTTAAAGATGATGTTACAGGCAGCGAAATTATTTTAATGCCTTCAGATGAGTACCAGGTTACAGCTATGGTAGATTTTGGTACTAAAATATTAGGGACTCAAAATGCAAATTTAGAAAAGATTTCTGATTTTAAAGAAAAAATTGCTGCAGCAAGAACGTTTAGTTTTTTGCATGAAATTGAAATGCTTTTAGAACACGATCTTATTAAAGGTGGAGATTTAAATAATGCAATTGTGTATGTAGATAAACAATTATCTACAGAAACGATGGCGAAATTAAAAAAAGCTTTCAATAAAGATAATATTGCTGTTAAACCTAACGGAATTTTAGACAATCTTACTTTACATTGGGCTAATGAAGCTGCTAGACATAAATTATTAGATGTTATTGGAGATTTAGCTTTGGTTGGTATTAGAATTAAAGGAAAGGTTATTGCAAATAAACCAGGACATTTAGTGAATACCACGTTTGCAAAGAAATTAGCAAAGATTATTAAGCAAGAAAAAAGAAATAATGTTCCTCAATACGATTTGAATTTACCGCCATTAATGGATATTTATCAGATTATGGACGTTTTACCTCATAGACCACCATTTTTATTGATAGATAGAATTCTAGAACTTTCTGATAAACATGTGGTAGGAATGAAAAATGTAACCATGAACGAAAACTTTTTCGTTGGTCATTTTCCAGGTTCACCAGTAATGCCAGGAGTGTTACAAATTGAAGCAATGGCACAATGTGGTGGTGTTTTAGTTTTAAACACAGTTCCAGACCCAGAAAATTATCTAACTTATTTTATGAAGATGGATAATGTTAAATTTAAACAAAAGGTGTTGCCAGGAGATACACTTACCTTTAAATGTGAATTAATTACACCAATTAGAAGAGGTATTTGCCATATGCAAGCCTATGCGTATGCGAACGGAAAGATAGTAGCAGAAGCAGAATTAATGGCTCAAATTGCAAGAAAAAAATAA
- the sucD gene encoding succinate--CoA ligase subunit alpha: MSVLVNKNSKIIVQGFTGSEGTFHAGQMIDYGTNVVGGVTPGKGGQVHLGKPVFNTVKESVDKVGADTSIIFVPPAFAADAIMESADAGIKVIICITEGIPTADMVKVKAYIDSRDCRLVGPNCPGVITPDEAKVGIMPGFIFKKGRVGIVSKSGTLTYEAADQVVKQGYGITTAIGIGGDPIIGTTTKEAVEMLMNDPETEAIVMIGEIGGNLEAEAAQWIKADGNRKPVVGFIAGQTAPAGRTMGHAGAIVGGADDTAQAKMKILAENGIHVVSSPAKIGEMIAKVLN; encoded by the coding sequence ATGAGTGTTTTAGTAAATAAAAATTCAAAAATTATTGTTCAAGGTTTTACAGGTAGTGAAGGTACTTTTCACGCTGGTCAAATGATTGATTATGGAACGAATGTTGTTGGAGGGGTAACTCCAGGAAAAGGAGGTCAAGTACATTTAGGAAAACCTGTTTTTAATACCGTTAAAGAATCTGTAGATAAGGTTGGGGCAGACACTTCTATTATTTTTGTACCACCAGCTTTTGCTGCGGATGCAATTATGGAATCTGCAGACGCAGGAATAAAAGTTATCATTTGTATTACAGAAGGAATTCCTACTGCAGACATGGTAAAAGTAAAAGCTTATATTGATAGTAGAGACTGTCGATTGGTTGGACCTAACTGTCCGGGTGTAATTACACCAGATGAAGCTAAAGTTGGTATTATGCCAGGTTTTATCTTTAAAAAGGGTAGAGTAGGTATCGTTTCTAAATCTGGAACTTTAACGTATGAAGCAGCAGACCAAGTTGTAAAACAAGGTTACGGAATTACTACAGCTATTGGTATTGGTGGAGATCCAATTATTGGAACTACAACAAAAGAAGCAGTTGAGATGTTAATGAATGATCCAGAAACAGAAGCAATTGTTATGATTGGTGAAATTGGAGGGAATTTGGAAGCTGAAGCGGCACAATGGATTAAAGCTGATGGAAACAGAAAGCCGGTTGTTGGTTTTATAGCAGGTCAAACTGCACCAGCAGGAAGAACAATGGGGCACGCAGGTGCAATTGTTGGTGGAGCTGATGATACAGCACAAGCAAAAATGAAAATTTTAGCAGAAAACGGAATTCACGTAGTGAGCTCTCCAGCTAAAATTGGTGAAATGATTGCAAAAGTCTTAAATTAA
- a CDS encoding UDP-3-O-(3-hydroxymyristoyl)glucosamine N-acyltransferase, whose product MKFKKPHTLQQIAKLINTDFIGDENFEILGINEIHVVEKGDIVFVDHPKYYDKALNSAATTILINKKVDCPVGKALLISEDPFRDFNKITKHFNPFITAKVSISESAIIGENTIIQPNVFIGNNVTVGENCVIHPNVTIYDNSVIGNNVTIHANTVLGADAFYYKNRPEGFDKLISGGRVVLEDNVDLGASCTIDKGVSGDTTIGKGTKIDNQVHVGHDTKIGKKCLIASQTGIAGCVIIEDEVTIWGQVGTNSGITIGKGAIILGQTGVTKSVAGGKSYFGTPVSESREKLKEMAEIKRFLKDRKNS is encoded by the coding sequence ATGAAATTCAAAAAACCACATACGCTTCAGCAAATAGCAAAACTGATAAACACAGATTTTATTGGTGATGAAAATTTTGAGATTTTAGGAATCAATGAGATTCATGTTGTAGAAAAAGGAGATATTGTTTTTGTAGATCATCCTAAATACTATGACAAAGCATTAAACTCTGCAGCAACTACTATTTTAATCAACAAAAAAGTAGATTGCCCAGTAGGAAAAGCTTTATTAATTTCAGAGGATCCTTTTCGTGATTTTAATAAAATAACAAAGCATTTTAATCCATTTATAACTGCTAAAGTTAGTATTTCTGAATCGGCTATTATTGGAGAGAATACAATTATTCAACCAAATGTATTTATAGGAAACAATGTTACTGTTGGTGAAAATTGTGTAATTCATCCAAATGTAACTATTTATGATAATTCAGTAATAGGTAATAATGTTACCATTCATGCGAATACGGTTTTAGGAGCGGATGCATTTTATTATAAAAACAGACCAGAAGGATTTGATAAATTAATTTCTGGAGGAAGAGTAGTTTTAGAAGATAATGTAGATTTAGGAGCATCTTGTACTATTGATAAAGGCGTTTCTGGTGATACAACTATTGGAAAAGGTACCAAAATTGACAACCAAGTTCATGTTGGGCATGATACCAAAATTGGTAAAAAATGTTTAATAGCTTCGCAAACGGGTATTGCTGGTTGTGTAATTATAGAAGATGAAGTTACTATTTGGGGGCAGGTTGGTACCAATAGCGGAATTACTATAGGTAAAGGAGCTATAATTCTGGGACAAACAGGTGTTACTAAATCTGTTGCAGGAGGAAAAAGTTATTTTGGTACTCCAGTTTCAGAATCAAGAGAAAAATTAAAAGAAATGGCAGAAATAAAACGTTTTTTAAAAGATAGAAAGAACTCATAA